A region of Blattabacterium cuenoti STAT DNA encodes the following proteins:
- the argS gene encoding arginine--tRNA ligase yields MNDHFQSIEKIVKKSIFILYKSESCPELDFQYTKKEYPGDMTLILFPLSKRFKQPTEKIGKDIGNYVKNQLKGLIQFSIIKGFLNFIFKDDYYIHLLKKMLNTNFYDLKYPSKKIMIEYSSPNTNKPLHLGHVRNSLIGASIAEILKMIGHEIIRIQMINDRGIHICKSMIAWKIFGKGETPDRAKIKGDHFVGKYYSLFDKIYQKEIRELSKKNNRSIIQYSILNQARELLKKWEEGDPIIRNTWKKMNQWVYNGFEKTYKKLGITFDKVEYESDIYEIGKKIVKKGLEKGIFFEKEDGSIWIDLTKEGFDQKLLLRSDQTSVYITQDIGTAVKRFKESNVDQIIYIVGKEQDYHFKVLFNVLRRLGYTWVNKLSHLSYEMVFLPSGRMKSREGNVIDADSIILKMSSIAKKKLKKKEKQEQSSEIIGLGALKYYFLKIDPRKKIIFYPEKSIDFKGKTGTYVQYTYSRIRSLERNFFKLCSLLNYYWSNIKFNTYEKNMIKILQKYPLILKKSAIHLNPSLIANYVYEVSKTFNHLYQNKKLIDPLNIIHSNICMNIIHITGNVLKSGMNLLGIKMLDYM; encoded by the coding sequence ATGAATGATCATTTTCAATCTATAGAAAAAATAGTAAAAAAATCTATATTTATTTTATATAAATCAGAATCTTGTCCTGAATTGGATTTTCAATATACTAAAAAAGAATATCCAGGAGATATGACTTTAATTTTATTTCCTTTATCTAAAAGATTCAAACAACCTACGGAAAAAATAGGAAAAGATATAGGAAATTATGTAAAAAATCAATTAAAAGGACTAATTCAATTTTCTATTATTAAAGGTTTTTTAAACTTTATTTTTAAAGATGATTATTATATTCACCTTTTGAAAAAAATGTTAAATACAAATTTTTATGATTTAAAATATCCTTCTAAAAAAATTATGATTGAATATTCCTCTCCTAATACTAATAAACCTCTACATTTAGGACATGTTAGAAACAGTCTTATTGGAGCATCTATAGCTGAAATATTAAAAATGATAGGACATGAAATAATAAGAATTCAAATGATTAATGATAGAGGAATACATATATGTAAATCTATGATAGCTTGGAAAATATTTGGAAAAGGAGAAACTCCTGATAGGGCTAAAATAAAAGGGGATCATTTTGTAGGAAAGTATTATAGTTTATTTGATAAAATTTATCAAAAAGAGATCCGGGAACTATCTAAAAAAAATAATAGATCTATTATTCAATATTCAATTTTAAATCAAGCCAGAGAATTATTAAAAAAATGGGAGGAAGGAGACCCTATTATTCGAAATACCTGGAAAAAAATGAATCAATGGGTTTATAATGGATTTGAAAAAACCTATAAAAAATTGGGGATTACTTTTGATAAAGTAGAATATGAAAGTGATATTTATGAAATTGGAAAAAAAATAGTAAAAAAAGGTCTTGAAAAAGGAATTTTTTTTGAAAAAGAAGATGGATCTATTTGGATTGATTTAACCAAAGAAGGATTTGATCAAAAACTTTTATTACGGTCAGATCAAACCTCTGTATATATTACTCAAGATATTGGAACAGCTGTAAAACGTTTTAAAGAATCTAATGTAGACCAAATCATATATATTGTAGGAAAAGAACAAGATTATCATTTTAAAGTTCTTTTTAATGTATTAAGACGTTTAGGATATACATGGGTAAATAAATTATCACATTTATCTTATGAAATGGTATTTTTACCAAGTGGTAGAATGAAATCAAGAGAAGGAAACGTTATAGATGCTGATAGTATTATTTTAAAAATGTCATCTATTGCAAAAAAGAAATTGAAAAAAAAAGAAAAACAAGAACAATCTTCTGAAATAATAGGATTAGGAGCGTTGAAATATTATTTTCTTAAAATAGATCCAAGAAAGAAAATAATTTTTTATCCTGAAAAATCTATAGATTTTAAAGGAAAAACAGGAACATATGTTCAATATACTTATTCTAGAATTCGTTCTCTAGAACGAAATTTTTTTAAATTATGTTCATTACTTAATTATTATTGGTCAAATATAAAATTTAATACATATGAAAAAAACATGATCAAAATTCTTCAAAAATATCCATTGATATTAAAAAAATCAGCAATACATCTAAATCCTTCTTTAATAGCTAATTATGTTTACGAAGTATCTAAAACCTTCAATCACCTTTACCAAAACAAAAAATTAATAGATCCTTTAAATATAATTCATAGTAATATTTGTATGAATATTATTCATATTACAGGAAATGTTTTAAAATCTGGAATGAATTTATTAGGCATAAAAATGCTTGATTATATGTAA
- a CDS encoding branched-chain amino acid aminotransferase: MKIEKTSHSRIRKMNFKNIDFGNQYSDHMFCSEFKNGKWKNSIIKPFGKIMFSPISLVFHYGQAVFEGMKAYKDKNEEVFLFRPEENLKRINRSAARLEMPTIPENIFMIGLKNLINIDRDWVPKYYGQSLYIRPFLIATNGALSAKPSQDYMFIIISAPADTYYKHPLKIKIEEKYSRSASGGIGFTKAAGNYASSFYPTRLANEKGFDQILWTDSSTHTMIEESGTMNVFFHLKNKLITPKFNDNILGGITCKSILSLAEKEGFFVEERNISVSEIIEGLQTGELREAFGCGTAVVINYFKTISYKENNFDLPNLSEKERISLYFKKRLLDIQHNLSEDPFGWRVQLKRYF; encoded by the coding sequence ATGAAAATAGAAAAAACTTCACATTCTAGAATTAGAAAAATGAATTTCAAAAATATCGATTTTGGAAATCAGTATTCAGATCATATGTTCTGTTCTGAATTTAAGAATGGAAAATGGAAAAATTCTATCATTAAGCCTTTTGGAAAAATAATGTTTTCTCCCATATCTCTTGTTTTTCATTATGGACAAGCTGTTTTTGAAGGAATGAAAGCTTATAAAGATAAAAACGAAGAAGTTTTTTTATTTCGTCCAGAAGAAAACTTAAAAAGAATAAACAGATCTGCAGCTCGTTTGGAAATGCCGACTATTCCAGAAAATATTTTTATGATTGGATTAAAAAATCTAATAAATATAGATAGGGATTGGGTTCCAAAATATTATGGACAATCTTTATATATTCGTCCTTTTCTAATTGCAACTAATGGGGCTTTATCTGCAAAACCTTCTCAAGATTATATGTTTATAATTATATCTGCGCCTGCAGATACCTATTATAAACATCCATTAAAAATTAAAATAGAAGAAAAATATAGCCGTTCCGCATCAGGAGGGATTGGTTTTACTAAAGCTGCTGGTAATTATGCTTCTTCTTTTTATCCTACTCGATTAGCTAATGAAAAAGGATTTGATCAAATATTATGGACGGATTCTTCTACACATACTATGATAGAAGAATCCGGAACTATGAATGTTTTTTTCCATTTAAAAAATAAACTTATAACTCCAAAATTTAATGATAATATATTAGGCGGAATTACATGTAAAAGTATTCTTTCTTTAGCTGAAAAAGAAGGTTTTTTTGTAGAAGAACGAAATATAAGTGTATCGGAAATTATAGAAGGATTACAAACTGGAGAATTAAGAGAAGCTTTTGGTTGTGGAACTGCAGTCGTTATAAATTATTTTAAAACAATTAGTTATAAAGAAAATAATTTTGATTTGCCAAATCTTTCAGAAAAAGAAAGAATATCTCTTTATTTCAAGAAAAGATTACTAGATATACAACACAATTTATCCGAAGATCCTTTTGGATGGAGAGTTCAATTAAAAAGATATTTTTAA
- a CDS encoding alpha-ketoacid dehydrogenase subunit alpha/beta — MNYKNSKLIDNEEQLYFDFDSFQKMVLNDYKLARISREISILGRKEVLNGRAKFGIFGDGKEIPQLAMAKVFKNGDYRSGYYRDQTFMIAIGVLTVKNFFSQLYAHSDLKEEPVSSGRMMTSHFGTRFLNKDGNWKNNLIQQKNSSADVSSTAAQMPRLLGLAQASTIYKKLKNLKKTHKMFSHNGNEVAFGTIGNASISEGLFWETLNAASVLQIPIILSIWDDEYGISVPNKYQFSKKNISDLLYGFHRNKKEKGIEIIRVNGANYIDLIKTYFKADKIARNEHVPVIIHVACLTQPQGHSTSSSHERYKSKKRLEWEMNNDGINKFRDWILNFKFQINQKNNRKIVDNVCILDKIDIEAKDYVRNEKEKAWKAFQKSINKIKNEVFSILDQIQNNHEEEKWIKKYIRELHYTNKSYPTKKSIFCIARKVFCLLSEKKSNSKDFFKKWLNKKYHEEQKNYSSHLYSLSEKASVRITEVFPIYNNNDTKKVDGRIILRENFDKLLELHPDLLIFGEDVGKIGDVNQGLEGLQKKYGKIRVFDTGIRESTILGQGIGLAMRGLRPIVEIQYIDYVLYALQIMSDDLACLQYRTKGGQKAPVIIRTRGHRLEGIWHSGSPMGGIINYLRGILVLVPRNMVKAAGFYNTLLHGDDPALVVECLNGYRIKEKLPKNLGLFRTPIGIVEKTRTGKDITMITYGSTWRIVNEAAEELSNINNIDSEIIDIQSLLPFDIQKDIVKSLQKTNRLLIIDEDVPGGASAYILQKILEEQNGYYYLDSPPVTITAQEHRPPYGSDGDYFSKPSVENIVEKVLKIMHDS, encoded by the coding sequence ATGAATTATAAAAATTCAAAATTGATTGATAACGAAGAACAACTCTATTTTGATTTTGATTCATTTCAAAAAATGGTTTTAAATGATTATAAATTAGCACGAATTAGTCGTGAAATTAGCATTTTAGGTCGTAAAGAAGTTCTAAATGGAAGAGCTAAATTTGGAATATTTGGAGATGGAAAAGAGATTCCTCAATTAGCTATGGCTAAAGTTTTTAAAAATGGAGATTATCGATCTGGATATTATCGGGATCAAACGTTTATGATAGCTATTGGAGTTTTAACCGTAAAAAATTTTTTTTCGCAATTATATGCACATTCAGATCTAAAAGAAGAACCAGTTTCGTCTGGTAGAATGATGACTTCTCATTTTGGAACACGTTTTTTGAATAAAGATGGAAATTGGAAAAATAATCTCATTCAACAAAAAAATTCTAGTGCAGATGTATCTTCTACTGCTGCTCAAATGCCTAGATTGTTAGGGTTAGCTCAAGCTTCTACGATTTATAAAAAGTTAAAAAATTTAAAAAAAACACATAAAATGTTTTCTCACAATGGAAATGAAGTAGCATTTGGAACAATTGGAAATGCTAGTATATCAGAGGGATTATTTTGGGAAACATTAAATGCAGCTTCAGTATTACAAATTCCAATTATACTTTCCATTTGGGATGATGAATATGGAATATCTGTTCCAAATAAATACCAATTTTCAAAAAAAAATATTAGCGATCTTTTATATGGATTTCATAGAAATAAAAAAGAAAAAGGAATAGAAATTATTCGTGTAAATGGGGCTAATTACATAGATCTCATAAAAACATATTTTAAAGCAGATAAAATTGCTCGTAATGAACATGTTCCCGTAATTATACATGTAGCATGTTTAACACAACCCCAGGGACATTCTACTTCTTCTTCACATGAAAGATACAAATCAAAAAAACGATTAGAATGGGAAATGAATAATGACGGAATTAATAAATTTAGAGATTGGATTTTAAATTTCAAGTTTCAAATTAATCAAAAAAATAATCGTAAAATAGTAGATAATGTTTGTATTTTAGATAAAATAGATATAGAAGCTAAAGACTATGTTAGAAATGAAAAAGAAAAAGCATGGAAAGCATTTCAAAAATCTATTAATAAAATTAAAAATGAAGTTTTCAGTATTCTAGATCAAATTCAAAATAATCATGAAGAAGAAAAATGGATTAAAAAATATATTAGAGAATTACATTATACAAATAAAAGTTATCCTACAAAAAAATCAATATTTTGTATTGCAAGAAAAGTATTTTGCCTTTTATCAGAAAAAAAATCTAATTCAAAGGATTTTTTTAAAAAATGGTTGAATAAAAAATACCATGAAGAACAAAAAAATTATTCTTCACATTTATATAGTCTTTCTGAAAAAGCTTCTGTAAGAATAACAGAAGTTTTCCCTATATACAATAATAATGATACTAAAAAAGTAGATGGTAGAATTATTTTAAGAGAAAATTTTGATAAATTATTGGAATTACATCCTGATCTTTTAATTTTTGGAGAAGATGTAGGAAAAATAGGTGATGTAAATCAAGGATTAGAAGGGTTGCAAAAAAAATATGGAAAAATTCGTGTTTTTGATACAGGAATACGTGAATCCACTATTTTAGGACAAGGAATTGGTCTTGCAATGCGAGGACTTCGTCCTATAGTTGAAATTCAGTATATAGATTATGTTTTATATGCTTTACAAATCATGAGTGATGATCTTGCTTGTTTACAATACAGGACAAAAGGTGGACAAAAAGCGCCTGTTATTATTAGAACTAGAGGACATCGTTTAGAAGGAATATGGCATTCTGGTTCTCCAATGGGAGGGATTATTAATTATTTGAGAGGAATCTTAGTCCTTGTTCCGAGAAATATGGTAAAAGCGGCTGGATTTTATAATACTTTGTTACATGGAGATGATCCTGCTTTGGTTGTTGAATGTCTTAATGGTTATAGAATCAAAGAAAAATTGCCTAAAAATTTAGGATTATTTAGAACACCTATTGGAATAGTAGAAAAAACAAGAACAGGGAAAGATATCACTATGATTACTTACGGCTCTACATGGAGGATTGTAAATGAAGCAGCGGAAGAATTATCTAATATTAATAATATTGATTCTGAAATTATTGATATTCAATCTTTACTTCCTTTTGATATACAGAAAGATATTGTAAAAAGTTTACAAAAAACTAATAGATTATTGATTATAGACGAAGATGTTCCAGGAGGAGCTTCTGCTTATATTCTACAAAAAATATTAGAAGAACAAAATGGATATTATTATTTAGATAGTCCACCTGTTACAATTACAGCTCAAGAACATCGCCCTCCTTATGGATCAGATGGGGATTATTTTTCAAAACCTTCAGTTGAAAATATTGTAGAAAAAGTATTAAAAATTATGCATGATAGTTAA
- the ndk gene encoding nucleoside-diphosphate kinase produces MNIIEIETMINHMLGNITLSIIKPDAVQKGYVIPILYKIVHAGFHIIAIKMIKLSKKSATNFYTEHKKKLFFESLVNFMSSGPIISLILEKKNAVKDFRILIGETNPIHAKKGTIRNLYATSLKENAIHGSDSNKNAIKECSFYFSNKEIFFKKICN; encoded by the coding sequence ATGAATATTATTGAAATAGAAACTATGATTAATCATATGCTCGGAAACATCACACTTTCTATTATAAAGCCAGATGCAGTACAAAAAGGATATGTTATCCCTATTTTGTATAAAATAGTACATGCAGGATTTCACATTATAGCGATAAAAATGATAAAACTTTCTAAAAAATCAGCTACAAATTTTTATACAGAACATAAAAAAAAGTTATTTTTTGAATCTTTAGTGAATTTTATGTCTTCTGGTCCAATTATATCTTTAATATTAGAAAAAAAAAACGCCGTGAAAGATTTTAGAATTTTAATAGGAGAAACAAATCCAATACACGCAAAAAAAGGTACTATACGAAATTTATATGCAACTTCTTTAAAAGAAAACGCGATACATGGATCTGATAGTAATAAAAATGCTATAAAAGAATGTTCGTTTTATTTTTCTAATAAAGAAATTTTTTTTAAAAAGATTTGTAATTAA
- a CDS encoding LemA family protein — MKKNFLISISTIFIVIFIIILWTSNAYNHLVKLNENIKTQWGQVENVYQRRIDLIPNLVNTVKGSANFEKNTLNQIIEARAKATSISINTNDLNQNQINKYQKIQDQLNSSVSRFLLIVENYPNLRSTKNFYELQNQLEGTENRINVERNRFNDKVNDFNTYRNQFPKVIIANIFSKFQEKGYFQSQMGSNKSPIIDFSK, encoded by the coding sequence ATGAAAAAAAATTTTCTTATATCTATCTCTACTATTTTTATAGTAATATTTATCATAATATTATGGACGTCTAATGCGTATAATCATTTAGTCAAACTAAATGAAAATATTAAAACACAATGGGGGCAAGTAGAAAATGTTTATCAACGAAGAATTGATTTAATTCCAAATTTGGTAAATACAGTAAAAGGATCTGCAAATTTCGAAAAAAATACATTAAATCAAATTATAGAAGCTAGAGCAAAAGCTACTTCTATTTCTATAAATACAAATGATTTAAATCAAAACCAAATCAATAAATATCAAAAAATACAAGATCAACTCAATAGTTCTGTTAGTAGATTTCTATTAATTGTAGAAAATTATCCTAATCTTAGATCTACGAAAAATTTTTATGAATTACAAAATCAATTAGAAGGAACAGAAAATCGAATTAATGTAGAAAGAAATCGTTTTAATGATAAAGTAAATGATTTCAATACTTATAGAAATCAATTTCCAAAAGTCATAATTGCAAATATTTTTTCTAAATTTCAAGAAAAAGGATATTTTCAATCTCAAATGGGATCAAATAAATCTCCAATTATAGATTTTTCAAAATAA
- a CDS encoding TPM domain-containing protein yields the protein MKRIIQSILIILICFYSNSIKGQFRIPEVPKKIYPVQDYAGVLSKRQIEKLNQKLISYSKITSTEIFVSIVHSLHGEDPNLLASKWGEKWKIGKIHKNNGIIILLSIHDRKISIQNGYGAEPYMTDFLTMKIIQKIKPILKNHLYYKAIDTGVQEIFKILKNKFQKKQNDKTFSIWNLFTRISSILLIILLFYFFLIKKGTNISLFNTLFFTSFLFKNKNHDHDENFDGFGGGGNFGGGGGSSNW from the coding sequence ATGAAAAGAATTATTCAATCTATTTTAATTATTTTAATTTGTTTTTATTCAAATTCAATAAAAGGACAATTTCGTATTCCTGAAGTTCCAAAGAAAATATATCCTGTACAGGATTATGCAGGAGTTTTATCCAAAAGACAAATAGAAAAATTAAATCAAAAACTTATTTCATATTCTAAAATTACATCAACAGAAATTTTTGTTTCTATTGTTCATAGTCTTCATGGAGAAGATCCGAATTTATTAGCTTCTAAATGGGGTGAAAAATGGAAAATTGGAAAAATTCATAAAAATAATGGAATAATTATATTATTATCCATTCATGATAGAAAAATTTCCATCCAAAATGGATATGGGGCAGAACCTTATATGACAGATTTTTTGACTATGAAAATTATACAAAAAATAAAACCTATATTAAAAAATCATCTTTATTATAAAGCTATAGACACTGGAGTTCAAGAAATATTTAAGATTTTAAAAAATAAATTTCAAAAAAAACAAAATGATAAAACTTTTTCCATATGGAATTTATTCACTCGCATTAGTAGTATTCTTCTTATTATTTTATTATTTTATTTTTTTTTAATAAAAAAAGGAACAAATATTTCATTATTTAATACATTATTTTTCACAAGTTTTTTATTTAAAAATAAAAATCATGATCATGATGAAAATTTTGATGGATTTGGAGGGGGAGGAAATTTTGGAGGAGGAGGAGGAAGTAGTAATTGGTAA
- a CDS encoding valine--tRNA ligase, whose protein sequence is MDIPIKYDPKSSEEKRYHYWMKGGYFSSYPDERIPYTIIMPPPNVTGVLHIGHMLNNTIQDVLIRYARMKGYNACWIPGTDHASIATEAKVVHYLKKIGLSKFFLGREKFLFHTKKWADKHKNIIFDQLKKLGCSCDWNRTQFTMSPKLSQSVTKVFIDLYNKGYIYRGYHVVNWDPEAQTTLSDEEVLYKEHIGKLYYLKYKIKEEESYVTVATTRPETIFGDTAICFHPYDNRYFHLKGKYAKIPIVNREIPIIQDPYVDPKFGTGCLKVTPAHDIHDKNIADKHKLEIINIFNENATLNEKGLHYQGMDRFQVRKKIIEELSKLSLVKYIEKFKHKIGLSERTLSVVEQRLSIQWFLRMKKIAVPAIEAVKNGEIQFYPKKFQKIYFEWMNQIRDWNISRQLWWGHRIPVYYYGKKLNDFVVSENLEKALKKARFKSKNTSLNYNDLWQDPDVLDTWFSSWLLPISVFDGIYHPYNHEFCYYYPTEEIVTGSDILFFWVARMIMSGFLFQKNKPFKKVYFTGIIRDYKNKKISKSLNNSPNTINLINKYGADAVRMGLMLKTSAGKDFHFEEKICFQGKNFSHKIWNAFRLIQSWKITKHQHVSDSSLLAIKWFKNRFYYILDIFEKSFKEYKLDESLMILYKFIWDDFCSYFLEIIKPNYGDKCIPEMVYFNVVNFFENILKLLHPYMPFISEEIWNFLRKRKTKEALIVSSWPKKKFYDDKILISFEKAVKIISKIRYIRNQNHIPHQKNLILFSIRKKEKEYDPIILKLARLDKIISVSKKPENIPFFSFFLDTDQFFLSLDQKDFFHIEIVKIENKIQYFYKLLSIIRNNLHNNNYVTSVPKNVLLKERKKENDTLNKIDRLKEYLNDLKKR, encoded by the coding sequence ATGGATATTCCAATTAAATATGATCCCAAATCTTCGGAAGAAAAAAGATATCATTATTGGATGAAAGGAGGTTATTTTTCATCATATCCAGACGAAAGAATTCCATATACTATAATTATGCCTCCTCCAAATGTAACTGGAGTCCTCCATATAGGACATATGCTTAATAACACTATACAAGATGTTTTAATTAGGTACGCAAGAATGAAAGGATATAACGCATGTTGGATCCCAGGTACAGATCATGCGTCTATTGCTACAGAGGCAAAAGTTGTTCATTATCTAAAAAAAATAGGATTATCTAAATTTTTTCTGGGAAGAGAAAAATTTTTATTTCATACCAAAAAATGGGCCGATAAGCATAAAAATATTATTTTTGATCAACTTAAAAAATTGGGATGTTCATGTGATTGGAATCGCACTCAATTTACGATGAGTCCTAAATTATCTCAATCTGTAACAAAAGTTTTTATTGATTTATACAATAAGGGGTATATATATAGAGGATATCATGTTGTTAATTGGGATCCAGAAGCTCAAACTACTCTTTCTGATGAAGAAGTCCTTTATAAAGAACATATAGGGAAACTATATTATTTAAAATATAAAATTAAAGAAGAAGAAAGTTATGTAACTGTAGCTACAACTCGTCCTGAAACCATATTTGGTGATACAGCAATTTGTTTTCATCCATACGATAATCGTTATTTTCATTTGAAAGGAAAATATGCTAAAATTCCAATTGTTAATAGAGAAATACCAATTATACAAGATCCATATGTAGATCCTAAATTTGGAACTGGATGTTTAAAAGTAACTCCAGCTCATGATATACATGATAAAAATATAGCAGATAAACATAAATTAGAGATAATCAACATTTTTAATGAAAACGCTACTCTCAATGAAAAAGGACTTCATTATCAAGGAATGGATCGTTTTCAAGTAAGAAAAAAAATTATAGAAGAACTCAGTAAGTTGAGTTTGGTAAAATATATAGAAAAATTCAAACATAAAATAGGCCTTTCTGAACGAACTTTATCAGTAGTTGAACAAAGGTTATCTATTCAATGGTTTTTAAGAATGAAAAAAATAGCAGTTCCTGCTATAGAAGCCGTAAAAAATGGAGAAATTCAATTTTATCCAAAAAAATTTCAAAAAATTTATTTTGAATGGATGAATCAAATTCGTGATTGGAATATATCTAGACAATTATGGTGGGGACATCGTATTCCTGTCTATTATTATGGTAAAAAACTTAATGATTTTGTAGTTTCGGAAAATTTAGAAAAGGCATTAAAAAAAGCAAGATTTAAAAGTAAAAATACATCTTTAAATTATAATGATTTATGGCAAGATCCGGATGTTTTAGATACATGGTTTTCTTCTTGGTTGTTACCTATATCTGTATTTGATGGGATTTATCATCCTTATAATCATGAATTTTGTTATTATTATCCTACTGAAGAGATCGTAACAGGTTCAGATATATTATTTTTTTGGGTTGCACGTATGATTATGTCTGGTTTCTTATTCCAAAAAAATAAACCCTTCAAAAAAGTTTATTTTACAGGAATTATTAGAGATTATAAAAATAAAAAAATATCAAAATCATTAAACAATTCCCCAAACACTATAAATTTAATTAATAAATATGGAGCAGATGCTGTTCGTATGGGGCTTATGCTTAAAACTAGTGCTGGAAAGGATTTTCATTTTGAAGAAAAAATATGTTTTCAAGGAAAAAATTTTTCTCATAAAATATGGAATGCATTTCGTTTGATCCAAAGTTGGAAAATAACAAAACATCAACATGTTTCTGATTCTTCTTTACTTGCTATTAAATGGTTTAAAAATCGTTTTTATTATATTTTGGATATTTTTGAGAAATCTTTTAAAGAATATAAATTAGATGAATCATTAATGATTTTATATAAATTTATTTGGGATGATTTTTGCTCATATTTTTTAGAAATTATTAAACCTAATTATGGAGATAAATGTATACCAGAAATGGTATATTTTAATGTTGTAAATTTTTTTGAAAATATATTAAAATTATTACATCCATATATGCCTTTTATTTCAGAGGAAATTTGGAATTTTCTTAGAAAAAGAAAGACAAAGGAAGCTTTAATCGTTTCGTCTTGGCCTAAAAAAAAATTTTATGACGATAAAATTTTAATTTCTTTCGAAAAAGCTGTCAAAATCATATCCAAAATACGTTATATTCGAAATCAAAATCACATTCCCCATCAAAAAAATCTTATTTTATTTTCTATTAGAAAAAAGGAAAAGGAATATGATCCTATTATATTAAAACTTGCTAGGTTAGATAAAATTATTTCTGTGTCAAAAAAGCCTGAAAATATACCGTTTTTTTCTTTTTTTTTAGATACAGATCAATTCTTTTTATCCTTAGATCAAAAGGATTTTTTTCACATAGAAATTGTGAAAATTGAAAATAAAATTCAATATTTTTACAAATTACTATCTATTATTAGAAACAATTTGCATAACAACAATTATGTGACTTCTGTTCCTAAAAATGTTCTTTTGAAAGAAAGAAAAAAAGAAAATGATACGTTAAATAAAATTGATAGATTAAAAGAATATTTAAATGATTTAAAAAAAAGATAA
- a CDS encoding dihydrofolate reductase, producing MKIVLISAVSKNGFIGKNNQLMWHLPNDLKRFKNLTIGKTVLMGRKTFESIGKILPKRMNVILTKKKENFLYLENHKNIKIISSLKEIEIYKKIFVIGGEKTYECTIEKAHVIELTIVHEKFYGDAKFPKIDPKKWEKIYEFFCEKDKNHSFNYSFIRLKRKK from the coding sequence ATGAAAATAGTCTTGATTTCTGCAGTTTCAAAAAATGGATTTATAGGGAAAAATAACCAATTAATGTGGCATTTACCTAATGATTTAAAACGTTTTAAAAATTTAACTATAGGAAAAACCGTCTTAATGGGGAGAAAAACTTTCGAATCTATTGGAAAAATCCTCCCAAAAAGAATGAATGTTATTCTTACAAAGAAAAAAGAAAATTTTTTATATTTAGAAAATCATAAAAATATTAAAATTATTTCTTCTCTTAAAGAGATCGAAATATACAAAAAAATATTTGTGATAGGAGGAGAAAAAACATATGAATGTACAATTGAAAAAGCGCATGTTATAGAACTAACAATAGTACATGAAAAATTTTATGGAGATGCAAAATTTCCAAAAATAGATCCAAAAAAATGGGAAAAAATATACGAATTTTTTTGTGAAAAAGATAAGAATCATTCATTCAATTATAGTTTTATCAGATTAAAAAGAAAAAAATAA
- a CDS encoding bifunctional nuclease family protein: protein MSQFIRLTIRGISLSQIQSGIYILLLEEESGKIKLPIIIESLQAQSIAYALGRKDLSRSFTHDLFLSFAKEFHIRLKAVIIYKLINGIFFSYILLERNSIIEIEKEKKIEKKEHKIDSKTSDAVALAIRFHAPIYTTKEIVDKAGIYFENGFSFDKENEGSETKITENNSLLFFKEKSQKDLENMTEKDLNILLNHAVVNECYEFAARIKKELDRRE from the coding sequence ATGAGTCAATTTATTAGATTAACTATACGGGGAATATCCTTAAGTCAAATACAATCTGGAATATATATTTTATTGCTTGAAGAAGAATCTGGAAAAATAAAACTTCCGATTATTATAGAGAGTTTACAAGCTCAATCTATTGCTTATGCTTTAGGCAGAAAAGATCTATCTAGATCTTTTACACATGATTTATTTCTTTCTTTTGCAAAAGAATTTCATATTAGATTAAAAGCAGTAATCATATATAAACTAATAAATGGAATATTTTTTTCTTATATTTTGTTAGAAAGAAATTCCATAATAGAAATAGAAAAAGAAAAAAAAATAGAAAAAAAAGAACATAAAATAGATTCTAAAACATCAGATGCTGTTGCTTTGGCAATACGTTTTCATGCTCCTATTTATACAACAAAAGAAATTGTTGACAAAGCAGGAATTTATTTTGAAAATGGATTTTCTTTTGATAAAGAAAATGAGGGTTCTGAAACAAAAATAACGGAAAATAATAGTCTTCTTTTTTTTAAGGAAAAAAGTCAAAAAGATTTAGAAAATATGACAGAAAAAGATTTAAATATTTTATTAAATCATGCGGTAGTTAATGAATGCTACGAGTTTGCGGCACGAATAAAAAAAGAATTGGATAGAAGAGAATAA